From Anticarsia gemmatalis isolate Benzon Research Colony breed Stoneville strain chromosome 16, ilAntGemm2 primary, whole genome shotgun sequence:
gaaaatattacACTACATTTACAGCTTATTACTATTACAGCTTATTAATTGAACGACATTACGCAGTACAGCGTATTGTAATTGACATACACAcgactaataataatatacatacatatcgacttacgatttttttttattaaaagagtaaaaatatatatctaagATTGAAATGATGGCTTACAGAATATATCACCTGAAATAGAAGCCTGTCATAAACATAGTCTCTGGGAGAATTTTACTAAAGCCTGAATAGCAGAAGTCTTCCTTGTGCCTTTAAagaaaaattcttttatttatggaaCTCTCCGTTTGTGCCTGTTAGTTTCCCCAACAAAATAGTGATCAGTATCGGAAACAACAGAAACTTTGTTTCAAGACCCGTTCGAGTTAGCAAGGTGTGCAGAAGAACCATTTGCACAAACAGAATGAGTGTATTCAAATAAAGTTGTTTCCAGGTGGCAGAAGTTGAAAATGGGGGAGCAAAGAGGTCACCATTAGTTTCCCGGCACACTGGGGCGTAGGCGTCGGGGGTGTGGCACGGGGCGTGGGGGTCCCCGTGCCACCCCCTGGCGACCTACTCGCCACTATATCCATGTTCGAACAGCAGATCAAGGCTGAACCCATGAGGTAAGCCACTTAGCACTTCAGTAGTTAGTACTAGTAGCATGCTGCCAAGGGTTGAAGAGAGGATCACTGATCAATTCTGGATCCTAGAAGCTAGCTGACGGCTACGAAAATATGATTACCTCTCAATGATCGCAAAAGTAATCACGAAACCTGTTGAATGTGTTCGTCGCCACGGGATGTTGTTAGCTTAAAGTTGTTAACACGAATGGCGCAGCTAACGCCTGTTTTATAACAGTTCCTTCAGGTAACTAAAGGTGGGGAAATCATGTACAAAGAGGAATTTGCAAGTCGAACTTTTTTTTGTGTTTGGCTATTGTACATGAATTGTTAAATGTTAACGAACGTCCACCCCATTGAATTGTATTGTGTTGTTGAGACCCCTCGCTAATACGAGTTTCTATGAATAGCGTCCAAATTTTGAATACTTAAGTTCAACATTAAAAATCGTGTttgtaaatcaatttattaaatattagaaaatagtatattttcGAATTATTTGCTGACAATGGGCCTCTTCTTTTTCAAGCCACTTTCAAGGCCCATGCAGCCCTCATCCACTTCTACCCCGCAACACCGAGTAAGTACAATCCAAATGGAAGATCAATATTCCAACTCTAATTTTGTACCACTACTGAGAAAATAAATTGATCCTCCTATGCATAGCGATAGTAAACAGACTAATCAAAACCTGCGGTAACAAATAAAACTGGTACAATCAATTAAAGACAGAACgaagatttatttttgaaacatgaatttgaaaacatttatctttaaaacttGAAGTGCATGCATTAATGGTGCATctgaaattacaataataaattggaCTGAATTCTTTTACTTTTTGGCATAAAGAAACAGCAAATTAAATGTGAATGTGTTTACATTGCAGTTTTTACACATCTCATCCGCACGTTCACTCTGGTCCCCCCACAATAGGCCGATCAGATTCCAATCATGCAAGCATCATCAACATGAATCAACACCACCAGACACATCAGGAGGATTCAAAAGACAGCCTCATAGTACAACAGCAAGTACAACATCAACAGGATCTCATGGAACAACACCAACAACAAGAAATGCAACAAGATGATGAGGTATGCTACATCATACTTGCACTaacatactttaaaattttaaaagtctgACATAGCTAATTCAGAATACAGACACCAAAAATAAGCAACAGGACTacaaaatgtgatatttttgcaGCTAAGCTTCAAGGGAATGGAAGACGAAGGTGTCGAAATGGACATGGATGGTCGTCAATGTTCCCAGGTgagaatgaaaaaaatgattgaCTACAGAACATACAGTTTAGAAAACCATTGATTtgatgtatactaatattaataaaacgacGAATTCTACCGACGAAAAGGAAATAACACGATTGGTTTTGGTTTGCTATAACCTATAAGTCTATAAGCAATGGTCGTATATCGTAGGTGCGAAGAAGCAGCGTTTCcgtatagatagatagagcaCTAGCACCTATCACGGTCAATGGATCGgattattaataattacttaaataaatacgaatattttaacAGGGTATGGGAGTGGACATGGGATCAGTTCAAACTAAAATGGAAGTGTCGAACGGGGGGCAGTCGGCACCTCGTTCCAAGCCTCAAGCCTGCAAGGTGAGACGTAACAGACTAATATGTTTAACATGCATGTTCGGTGGTTTTTAAAGGTTTATGGAGCCAGTTGGAGTTCaaagtcaacttttatttttatccgaatttaaaaaacataattaccatccgtatgttttttatttttccgaAACGATTTATTTGAATTGCACATTATGTTGAAGGGACCGATAACGGAACTCTTTACTTAATGGTGacagtattgttttgttttgaaaacgtACATAACTTTCGAATTAGcattaaatgtttttgaatccgcaaccgttctcctatgaccggttcgccattggactgttcgtcgacaagatgattcatttatttccttttccccaacagagtctttcacctatggacattgcgtcgacagaaactttcatctatgtcaatttcgacgacaggtctttccagctacagaatattccaccgacacgacgataaacctattactctggtaactacagaccttttcatctaaggagaataggctgtcaattttaagacaagcgataaaacaaaaatatacatatctaacagctacagcttactgtatctttactaagagaacagGGTTGTTTACTTGCCTTAGAGAAGTCATTATTAAGAGCCTTTTAGCTTAAGTAGAACACTAATGTTCACAAATACAACTCGGAACTATCATAGAGGCTTTAAGgtccaaaaatgaaaaatgaaggCGTGACTTTAAGGTGACGATGATGTTAGAAATCTAAAATTAGCTTTCGTAGgcaaagaaaatgtaaattaccaaatacaaaaactactactacttaaTTCTTCGGGAATCTCAATCTGCCGAATATGTTTTGGAATACTTGGTAATTTTTTACTTCGTTCTCGTTGTATCATCTTCCGCATCGCATCCTTATTAGGCATATATGGAGAAGAAGTACTGGGTAGAACTTGGATGCACCGCTGAATGATTTGGGCAGGTGTGTCCATCGAGATGTTGgccttttcttttaaatttaccTTCAGTTTTAATTCCAGTTGTTTATCAGGATCAGGCAAATGTGCATGTTTATGATTTTGTGACATAAAAACATGAGTTTTATCTGCCGTGAGCAGAGTCGTTACAAACACGTTGCACCGAGCCGAATGATTTCGCGTACATCGCCAGTAAAACTTCATATCACGCCTATTGTTTAAGTGATAGGAGTTACCTTCATGGATTAAAATGTCTTTACCACGTTTAGATTTCACTATTTCACATTTACTCATTTTAAAAgcatcaaataattgttaagacGAAGATGCACTACACCCagaaacaagtaaaaaaaatgttattgataatatgaaactacccacttttatttacaattattcgtTATGTGCAAGCACCtactcacaaataaattaaaatttgctacctataaatatgttcgtagtatgtaaaataaatgaattgtaacGCAATATTTACATAGATCATTTCCGGTGCAATACATAGTAAGTAAAGGATGCAACTGTAGTATCTATgcacatgcaataaaattatcactacaatacttacgtataagataattttgttgttttattttcatggaATCGAATAGGATGTAAGtaatcaaaactacataaatgagtagttaatgcttttttataggtaagactaactcattttgagaattaagttctttatgttgtaagcaaagtttgacttctctaaggcaagtaaccaaccctgttctcttagtaaagatacagtaagctgtagctgttagatatgtatatttttgttttatcgcttgtCTTAAAATTGACAGCCAattctccttagatgaaaaggtctgtagttaccagagtaataggtttatcgtcgtgtcggtggaatattctgtagctggaaagacctgtcgtcgaaattgacatagatgaaagtttctgtcgacgcaatgtccataggtgaaagactctgttggggaaaaggaaataaatgaatcatcctgtcgacgaacagtccaatggcgaaccggtcataggagaacggttgcggattcaATGTTTTTTGTACACATTAGGCCACATTAAGAGGTGTAAGGAAACAATCTACAGCAGACacatgtatttttaagtaataaaatctaCATCGTTCCCACGAGAAAATCTTGGTGACAAAACCAAGctgtttatagaaataacgtAGATCATAAAAAACCGttaccttatttgtttttctaGGTATGTGGCAAAGTCCTATCGTCCGCTTCTTCTTACTACGTCCACATGAAGCTTCATTCAGGAAACAAACCCTTCCAGTGTACTGTAAgtacaatgttattataataatcgtaGCTATGTTAGCTTTAGCTATCGGGTATAAGGTAAAAAAGCATTTGTTCAAGTTAAGCtgttttttatcttttctcATTAATTCAACATTAATTTGAATAGGCAGAAGAATTTGTAAgctatttataaagtttaaagcATATATCGCAAGTAGTGCAGCAAGCGGAAGAAAAAGCAACAAAATCAAAGCATAAATGTGATTACAATACAACCTGTAACGGTCAATTCATTTTAAAgacaaatgttataatacatGCATACGAAATAATACCTGCATACGAAATAAGTAAGCTTGTTAATTAGTACAGTCTAGCTTCTTGCTATCTCTATGGCAGGAAATCGTGGGGTCGTTTCCcacacaaaacatttattttggtgACGCACCATAAGCAGGTCTGGATGACAGCACGTTGTTTGTACGGTCGTAAAATTACCTGCGGTACAAAATCAATCTTATTGCGAGAGCtgtataaaaaagatataaaatgtataccACTAAGTAAGCACAATACTGCCTCAGACTTGGTGgtaaactgaaacaaaaaaaagttagttaGGCACTACTTCACCAGATAGTATTATAAGACGGTTAAGTGTTTGTCTGTTCTTATTCTTCTAATATTTAGACTTGATTTCGAAATTTCGAGCCTTCTGCTGATCAGGAGAAGAACTTCTATTAGTAAGTATGTATTGAACCAAGACGTTTGTTGGACTAGGTTTGCGACGCAGCTTTTTGCCGCAAGCCTTACCTGGAAGTACACATGCGTACTCACACGGGCGAGCGCCCCTTTCAATGTGATCTCTGCCTCAAACGGTTCACTCAGAAGTCCAGTCTGAACACGCACAAACGTGTCCACACAGGTCAGTTCTATACATACACACTAACTCGATGCACATCCAAGTATCTCGGTGTTGTTATAGGCATTCAAAAAACAGATAAATGtactaacattaatatttagtaTCTACACAGTTTTTCTGTTTTTCGTCGgcctacataaataatatttttcaaacattgaATGTTCTGTGTAAACGGCCTGTAAGCTcgcatcaaaatatttttgatcgtATCTGTGTAATGTTAAATGTTACAGTAATCGTTCGcttgaaaaatattgatttatttgataacCGTTGATTATTTTGAGCCGATAGATAATTACATCATTGATGTCGAATTCAATTAATGTAATTTCCATATTTTTTAGCTGACTAATCAAAGATTGTGTTcggattttaattttagttaatccCCTTATTAATTCAATTGTAACCATCTCTTAGGGATGTTGAAACAACAAAATTAGGATGGAGGCATTAGGACAATATATGGAAGTTACATTTGATCCACACTGAACTTGAACAGAAAATCAATTCCCATATTTTAAGAATGTACCATGAGGggattgtttaattaatacctAATTACAAGTGAAATTGGATTCttgcaattttaataatcaaGTTGACCTCCTCCTGTTTCCGCGAAaccaaaatgtcaaaatttattttgatttcattattttaaattaaatcaattggCTACCTGTTATTAATTGTTGCTTATATCCTATTTTGACGCCCTGATAAATGagctattttgtattttatatgtattgtcTTTATATCTATATCCAtacctataatttattattgtattctgTGCTATATATAGATGtgctatatttatatttaatatattatttatgtatcacATTTTAAGCGggtagtatttattatttgtatgcaCACGTTCTATTTTCTgacgttattattttatgtagtgAGTAGATTTCTGTTTCATTTAAGTTGTAAAAGAAGAGAAAAAATGTATCCCGCAAATTGATGTTTTCCATGATACCCTTATAACGTAGATAATAATGTTgtcttttcttcttttttactCATTGCTGTGATGAggtactatattattattttagtttttattttcatagtgcttaattatacttacatataagTAAGCACGCGGCCTCTGGACGGAGCTTTTTACGACTTTATTCAAACacttatatacaatattttttatgccatCCATTATACGTATCGTATTCAATCGTATGGACTACCTACACTAGCTAGTAGGACACTGGTGCGACACACAATTCGCTGTAATAGTTGACAATACATATGCTTACATACGACATGTGAATAGTTTTTGAGTTGTGCCAATAATAGTAAAGTCGTTTCGCAAAGATCAGGGCGTGAGGAAGGCTTCGTTGATGTGAGGTAAACAGGGGGAGGTAAAGAACTCACAATGGATAGCTGACGATATATCCCTAAGTGCTATATCGTCAGACTGGCGGCTAAACGTTTAGGACAAATCGATTGTGTGTTCTTGTAATGGTGGTGTAGACCAAAGTTGTGAGAGCGTGTGTTGTTGGAATGTGGCCTGGGTTCTAGATGAGCACATGCGCGCGTTGATGGTGAAGGACCGGCCCTACAAGTGTGAACTCTGTCAGATGCGGTTCACGCAGAGCTCCAGCCTCAACCGACACAAGAAAATTCACACGGGTGGGTTGATGACGTCATCTCTAGCACCGCACCGTGCCGACTCTATCGATATCAGATCAAACTCTTCTCTTTCTGACCGGGCTCCTCAAGCCATTTAGTTCTTAGTACGATCAAAGTTCAATGTAAGCAGTAACTTGACTCATACGATGGTTTCGTTCAGAGGAACACAAACGCGCGCTGCTGGCCAAGGAACGGCCCTACCAATGCGGCATCTGCTTTGTGAGATTCACCCAGAAATCAAGTTTGGGCCGGCACGGAAAAATACATACCGGTGGGTCTCTATCTACCTCCTGCCTACTTGTGCGTGTCGTTATCCTTGAGGCAGAACGGTACTAACGTGTATTCTGTTATAGAGATAGCCTACCTCCCCCTGAATGTGTGTGAATGGTTTCTTAACTTAACATATTAGGTAATAATGAAATACATATTGTTTGAGAGGGTGCTGAGATGCTATATCGAACTCGTATAAATTATAGAGGAGCACAGACGAGCCCTGTTAGAGAAAGTGCGGCCGTACCAGTGCCACATCTGTTTTATGCGCTTCACTCAGAAGTCCAGCCTGGGACGACATGGGAAAATACACACTGGTAGGCATTTTCCCCTAAAATCCTTAAGTAGACAATGAATTTGTTAATTTCGTTAGCTCACGTTACTAGGCAGTAACTTAGCAGTGCGCGAGCTGGACTCTTGTTTTAGCTGAATTTTGTTGGTATTTCTAGAGGAGCACATCCAATCGCTGATCAACAAAGTGCGCCCCTATCAATGCGACATCTGTGACAAGCGGTTCACTCAGAAGTCCAGCCTTGGCACTCATAAACGTATACACACCGGTGGGTCCCTTGATATTTCCTTTATTTTGGTTACGGTCTCTAAGCCACAATGCATagttttttatacttacaatgTGGCTTTGACACCTATGTTTTGTGAATAGTTTTAAGGGCTCCCTGacctaattacttaattttatttatcttgcaTATAGTTAAGCGGTTTGGTAGTGACATGTTTTCTCGTTTCAGtcagtttttttactaaaacgtACATACAATTAGGTTACACACGCTCAAAAACTATTCACAAACAGTAAAGTAAAGCATGTGTACGTTGTGATGATTTCCGTTAAGTTATAGGAGAGAGAATGTCTGATGGACAAATAACGTCGTTCAAATTCCCTCATGGTAGTGCTCAGTGGGCAGTGATCAGTATACGGTTGCTAGACCAGTAGAATTATTTGTCCATcgtggttttgttttgtttctctGTCCCCCCGTGTCCGTGTGTTGGTCGGCGCAGGGGAGCGGCCGTTCCAGTGCACCGTCTGCCTCAAGTCCTTCACGCAGAAGTGCGCGCTCAATTTGCACGAAAAAATACATACGGGTTAGTAGCCCACATATATTTTAATCCGCAGTATTCCTTTCGGTACGATTAGCGTTAACTTACGACTCGTCATGCAGTCATTTCATTAGCGTCACGCTTCGTTCCTATTTTTCCGTTGCCCGCCTAACCCGTTGTTTTACTGTCCCTGTTTACGATAGCTTCCATCTCGTTGCTTTCGACTAACATCTCGACTTCTTTAACTCATTCAAATGCGCGCTTTACGTACTTCTGCATTCACTGATAATTTCCCGcctatcataatattaatacaatccGCCGGTCATTCGTCCTCTTACCCCTCTCATTCCGCATACGACTCGGTGTTTTAGCATTTATCATTTTATCATTTCTTCATGGATATTAATTCATTCACAAAAGCGGTAATGCAATCGCCGCAATGACGCACTATTGGCGCCTCGGCACTTTGAAGGTGCCATCAAAATTTGGGTTTACAAAATTGGGGCGAAACGGTCGCCGCGAGCGACGGCATGCGGTCGAGATCGGCGGGGCGGGCGGCCAAGGCTCCGTGGCCTAGCGTCGGCGACGTGCGTTACTCGCTTTTGTGTGTGCACTGGGCGCAGTGCAAGGGCGACCTTTCGCGTGCGGGCAATGCCCGGCGGCGTTCGGCCGCCGCCCCTACCTGGACATTCACATGCGCACGCATACAGGCGAGCGGCCCTATCAGTGCGACGCGTGTCTCAAGCGCTTCACGCAGAAGTCCAGCCTCaatatacataagcggacgcaCACAGGTGGGTGACACCGCGGGCCGGACTGGCCGTCCGCCCGCCCCGCGCCTCTCCACTCGCACTCCGCCTCTCCTCCGAATCTCTCCCTAGTATACGTACGCCTCGCGACTTTACCTGTAATCGTAGCGAAAGATTTGGAGCGGAGTAAGCGGCGAGCGGCGACCGGTCCGCACCGCGATCTCCGTAGAGCGAGGGCGTCTAGCGTCCTTGCGGTCTCGCCGCCGCTATAATATATGTGTTGGGCACCAGTCCAGGGCAGACCGTTCCAGTGCCTGTCGTGCCCCGCCGCCTTCACCTGCAAGCAATACCTGGAGATACACACGCGCACCCACACCGGCGAGCGGCCGTATCAGTGCGACATCTGCCTGAAGCGCTTCACGCAGAAATCCAGTCTCAACATTCACAAGCGGACCCATTCAGGTACGTGAGTGGCCGGCGAGGCGCGAGGCCGCCGGGCGCTAGGGACGTATGGACGAATGTCACGTATGTGGGCTACTAGTGCGTGCACGCGGGGAGGCGGGCCGCGGCTCCACGCTAACCCTCGTGTCCTCCACAGTGCAGGGCCGGCCGTTCCAGTGCCTGCAGTGCCCCGCCGCCTTCACGTGCAAGCAGTACCTCGAGATCCACAACCGCACGCACACCGGCGAGCGGCCCTACCAGTGTGACGTATGCCTCAAGAGATTCGCGCAAAAATCTACACTCAATATACACAAAAGAACGCACACAGGTCAGTCGACAACGCTCTGAGCACGCTTCTCAatcgttttgttttattcagtcGTTCATGATCATTGGCTAATACTGTCTCATTGTATTCTTAATATGTTTTGTACTTTTGACTTGGAAGTTGTCGGTGCCACATAACGAACTAATTAAGGTAGTCGTGAGTATACAGATATGTGTAGATGTATaatatgaatgaatttaaaCTAATGTAATGCGGGGGTGTAACTGTGTCAGTGCAAGGGCGGCCGTATCAATGTATGGAGTGCCCGGCGGCGTTCACTTGCAAGCCGTACCTGGAGATTCACATGCGCACGCACACCGGTGAAAGGCCGTTCGAGTGCGATGTCTGTTACAAACGCTTCACGCAGAAATCCACGCTCAACATTCACAAGCGAATTCATACCGGTATGACATCATGCACTCGCGTACCCTACATTATAACAACCCCTATTGTAATAACTACGACGAATATGTGATGCACTCTAGGAACTTGGGTTTCGAATAGACGGAAAACATTTTCTATGGTTTCTCAAAATATTTGCCATTTTCACATCATCTAACATTTCGAAATGATGACAGATTTATAGGCACGGCGCGCAAGAAATCATAAGCATTTTTTCTTCTGCACCTAAGACTCAAAAAACAAATACTCAGTATTAGTTTGAACTTAGAATCTGTTTTTCGGCTAAGCCTAACTCAAGTGTAGTGGATAATGTCACTGGGAGACAGTAGTTAAGAAGACGGCAAATTGCTATACAGGTAGAACCATTGTCATTCTGAACTTAATGATGTGGCACCGACAACCAAACTAGATTTATTTTCTCATCCGCTACATCATCACTTGAGTTCCAGtatcgtattatttattataatttcttggCTTACATTCATTAATTTCAGACTGCATCACTCTCTAATTGCATCTTGCCGTCTTTCTAACATCATTTGCCTTTCTCGCTTTTCATTAgttgattttaaatacttattcaCATCATTGCTATTTTATGTCTCTTTTGTATAAAGCCGTATTTAAAACATAACGTGTGGTATTTCAGGTGAACGCCCATATGCTTGTGATATTTGTCAGAAAAGATTTGCTGTGAAGAGCTATGTAACAGCTCACAGGTAagacataactttaaaacttttttcgTAACTTAACCTTATACAACGGGTTGTTTTTCCGGAGTTTATCACAAATTATTAGAATCGgcttttttgattttttttttacggatTTTTCGGAATTTTTGATTATCATAAGAAcaagaaaaagataaaatatcgAACTAGCCGCCAGCAAACTACAGCCAAAACAGAAGCACGTATATAAAGAAACTCTCAGTGCTGTCTTTTGGAGGCATTTCCACCCTAGTCGAAGAAACTTTTTCACCAAGGCGATATTAATTATTGCTTTACAGGgaataagttaataaaacaaatactaaatgtTCAGATGGTCTCACGTGGCGGACAAGCCGTTGAACTGCGACCGGTGCTCGATGACGTTCACATCCAAGTCGCAGTTCGCGCTGCACATCCGCACGCACTCGTCCGGCTCTTGCTACGAGTGCAGCGTGTGCGGACGATCCTTCGTCAGGGACAGCTACTTAATAAGGTACTgcaacatttacatatttataaaataatttcgcCTCAAC
This genomic window contains:
- the LOC142979538 gene encoding uncharacterized protein LOC142979538 isoform X10 yields the protein MFEQQIKAEPMSHFQGPCSPHPLLPRNTDFYTSHPHVHSGPPTIGRSDSNHASIINMNQHHQTHQEDSKDSLIVQQQVQHQQDLMEQHQQQEMQQDDELSFKGMEDEGVEMDMDGRQCSQGMGVDMGSVQTKMEVSNGGQSAPRSKPQACKVCGKVLSSASSYYVHMKLHSGNKPFQCTVCDAAFCRKPYLEVHMRTHTGERPFQCDLCLKRFTQKSSLNTHKRVHTDEHMRALMVKDRPYKCELCQMRFTQSSSLNRHKKIHTEEHKRALLAKERPYQCGICFVRFTQKSSLGRHGKIHTEEHRRALLEKVRPYQCHICFMRFTQKSSLGRHGKIHTEEHIQSLINKVRPYQCDICDKRFTQKSSLGTHKRIHTGERPFQCTVCLKSFTQKCALNLHEKIHTGERPYQCDACLKRFTQKSSLNIHKRTHTVQGRPFQCLSCPAAFTCKQYLEIHTRTHTGERPYQCDICLKRFTQKSSLNIHKRTHSVQGRPFQCLQCPAAFTCKQYLEIHNRTHTGERPYQCDVCLKRFAQKSTLNIHKRTHTGERPYACDICQKRFAVKSYVTAHRWSHVADKPLNCDRCSMTFTSKSQFALHIRTHSSGSCYECSVCGRSFVRDSYLIRHHNRVHRENHSNVSANSMGTSIATNTNNSNNGNFDSPGVCDLSFYSSFVPMVNRYMTSQGTQVSMQDTSKMSAMSPQSIASISSPPPSHTPTPQPQMSGQLHLAD
- the LOC142979538 gene encoding uncharacterized protein LOC142979538 isoform X1, which encodes MFEQQIKAEPMSHFQGPCSPHPLLPRNTDFYTSHPHVHSGPPTIGRSDSNHASIINMNQHHQTHQEDSKDSLIVQQQVQHQQDLMEQHQQQEMQQDDELSFKGMEDEGVEMDMDGRQCSQGMGVDMGSVQTKMEVSNGGQSAPRSKPQACKVCGKVLSSASSYYVHMKLHSGNKPFQCTVCDAAFCRKPYLEVHMRTHTGERPFQCDLCLKRFTQKSSLNTHKRVHTDEHMRALMVKDRPYKCELCQMRFTQSSSLNRHKKIHTEEHKRALLAKERPYQCGICFVRFTQKSSLGRHGKIHTEEHRRALLEKVRPYQCHICFMRFTQKSSLGRHGKIHTEEHIQSLINKVRPYQCDICDKRFTQKSSLGTHKRIHTGERPFQCTVCLKSFTQKCALNLHEKIHTGERPYQCDACLKRFTQKSSLNIHKRTHTVQGRPFQCLSCPAAFTCKQYLEIHTRTHTGERPYQCDICLKRFTQKSSLNIHKRTHSVQGRPFQCLQCPAAFTCKQYLEIHNRTHTGERPYQCDVCLKRFAQKSTLNIHKRTHTVQGRPYQCMECPAAFTCKPYLEIHMRTHTGERPFECDVCYKRFTQKSTLNIHKRIHTGERPYACDICQKRFAVKSYVTAHRWSHVADKPLNCDRCSMTFTSKSQFALHIRTHSSGSCYECSVCGRSFVRDSYLIRHHNRVHRENHSNVSANSMGTSIATNTNNSNNGNFDSPGVCDLSFYSSFVPMVNRYMTSQGTQVSMQDTSKMSAMSPQSIASISSPPPSHTPTPQPQMSGQLHLAD
- the LOC142979538 gene encoding uncharacterized protein LOC142979538 isoform X2, whose translation is MFEQQIKAEPMSHFQGPCSPHPLLPRNTDFYTSHPHVHSGPPTIGRSDSNHASIINMNQHHQTHQEDSKDSLIVQQQVQHQQDLMEQHQQQEMQQDDELSFKGMEDEGVEMDMDGRQCSQGMGVDMGSVQTKMEVSNGGQSAPRSKPQACKVCGKVLSSASSYYVHMKLHSGNKPFQCTVCDAAFCRKPYLEVHMRTHTGERPFQCDLCLKRFTQKSSLNTHKRVHTDEHMRALMVKDRPYKCELCQMRFTQSSSLNRHKKIHTEEHKRALLAKERPYQCGICFVRFTQKSSLGRHGKIHTEEHRRALLEKVRPYQCHICFMRFTQKSSLGRHGKIHTEEHIQSLINKVRPYQCDICDKRFTQKSSLGTHKRIHTGERPFQCTVCLKSFTQKCALNLHEKIHTGERPYQCDACLKRFTQKSSLNIHKRTHTVQGRPFQCLSCPAAFTCKQYLEIHTRTHTGERPYQCDICLKRFTQKSSLNIHKRTHSVQGRPFQCLQCPAAFTCKQYLEIHNRTHTGERPYQCDVCLKRFAQKSTLNIHKRTHTVQGRPYQCMECPAAFTCKPYLEIHMRTHTGERPFECDVCYKRFTQKSTLNIHKRIHTGERPYACDICQKRFAVKSYVTAHRWSHVADKPLNCDRCSMTFTSKSQFALHIRTHSSGSCYECSVCGRSFVRDSYLIRHHNRVHRENHSNVSANSMGTSIATNTNNSNNGNFDSPGVCDLSFVPMVNRYMTSQGTQVSMQDTSKMSAMSPQSIASISSPPPSHTPTPQPQMSGQLHLAD
- the LOC142979538 gene encoding uncharacterized protein LOC142979538 isoform X12 codes for the protein MFEQQIKAEPMSHFQGPCSPHPLLPRNTDFYTSHPHVHSGPPTIGRSDSNHASIINMNQHHQTHQEDSKDSLIVQQQVQHQQDLMEQHQQQEMQQDDELSFKGMEDEGVEMDMDGRQCSQGMGVDMGSVQTKMEVSNGGQSAPRSKPQACKVCGKVLSSASSYYVHMKLHSGNKPFQCTVCDAAFCRKPYLEVHMRTHTGERPFQCDLCLKRFTQKSSLNTHKRVHTDEHMRALMVKDRPYKCELCQMRFTQSSSLNRHKKIHTEEHIQSLINKVRPYQCDICDKRFTQKSSLGTHKRIHTGERPFQCTVCLKSFTQKCALNLHEKIHTGERPYQCDACLKRFTQKSSLNIHKRTHTVQGRPFQCLSCPAAFTCKQYLEIHTRTHTGERPYQCDICLKRFTQKSSLNIHKRTHSVQGRPFQCLQCPAAFTCKQYLEIHNRTHTGERPYQCDVCLKRFAQKSTLNIHKRTHTVQGRPYQCMECPAAFTCKPYLEIHMRTHTGERPFECDVCYKRFTQKSTLNIHKRIHTGERPYACDICQKRFAVKSYVTAHRWSHVADKPLNCDRCSMTFTSKSQFALHIRTHSSGSCYECSVCGRSFVRDSYLIRHHNRVHRENHSNVSANSMGTSIATNTNNSNNGNFDSPGVCDLSFYSSFVPMVNRYMTSQGTQVSMQDTSKMSAMSPQSIASISSPPPSHTPTPQPQMSGQLHLAD
- the LOC142979538 gene encoding uncharacterized protein LOC142979538 isoform X16; this translates as MFEQQIKAEPMSHFQGPCSPHPLLPRNTDFYTSHPHVHSGPPTIGRSDSNHASIINMNQHHQTHQEDSKDSLIVQQQVQHQQDLMEQHQQQEMQQDDELSFKGMEDEGVEMDMDGRQCSQGMGVDMGSVQTKMEVSNGGQSAPRSKPQACKVCGKVLSSASSYYVHMKLHSGNKPFQCTVCDAAFCRKPYLEVHMRTHTGERPFQCDLCLKRFTQKSSLNTHKRVHTDEHMRALMVKDRPYKCELCQMRFTQSSSLNRHKKIHTEEHIQSLINKVRPYQCDICDKRFTQKSSLGTHKRIHTVQGRPFQCLSCPAAFTCKQYLEIHTRTHTGERPYQCDICLKRFTQKSSLNIHKRTHSVQGRPFQCLQCPAAFTCKQYLEIHNRTHTGERPYQCDVCLKRFAQKSTLNIHKRTHTVQGRPYQCMECPAAFTCKPYLEIHMRTHTGERPFECDVCYKRFTQKSTLNIHKRIHTGERPYACDICQKRFAVKSYVTAHRWSHVADKPLNCDRCSMTFTSKSQFALHIRTHSSGSCYECSVCGRSFVRDSYLIRHHNRVHRENHSNVSANSMGTSIATNTNNSNNGNFDSPGVCDLSFYSSFVPMVNRYMTSQGTQVSMQDTSKMSAMSPQSIASISSPPPSHTPTPQPQMSGQLHLAD